One genomic window of Nitrospiria bacterium includes the following:
- a CDS encoding chlorite dismutase family protein — translation MGETEKNKGNQPQGLEIEWTEEAKDLMKNVPSVVRKAAMKGVETYAKAKGFQKIDANLVARAAEARERGEPLDKEGQEAPQTPSKKAVRRQYVSFLFYKVDPAWRRLSLSTREQGKKEFSTIVNQYTQNDQIIIRTFSTVGTRSDCDFMMWRISYSLELIQEFTAKLLATQLGQYLLTPYSYLAMSKRSVYVDKINPEHEEQRLRIVPGKAQYLFIYPFVKTPEWYLLTKYARQGMMDEHIEVGTKFPSVKLNTAYSFGLDDQEFVVAFETDKPDEFLDLVMELRETQGRLYTERDTPIFTCISRDLKSMLDLLGG, via the coding sequence ATGGGTGAAACAGAAAAAAATAAAGGAAATCAACCCCAAGGTTTAGAAATTGAATGGACAGAGGAAGCAAAAGATCTAATGAAAAATGTTCCCAGTGTGGTCAGGAAAGCAGCCATGAAAGGGGTAGAAACCTATGCTAAGGCCAAGGGTTTTCAAAAAATCGATGCCAACCTCGTGGCCCGGGCAGCAGAAGCCCGGGAAAGGGGTGAGCCCTTGGATAAGGAGGGCCAGGAGGCCCCACAAACCCCATCCAAAAAAGCGGTTCGGCGCCAATATGTTAGTTTTTTGTTCTACAAAGTTGATCCAGCCTGGCGTCGCCTTTCCCTATCCACACGAGAACAAGGGAAAAAAGAGTTCTCTACCATCGTTAACCAATATACCCAAAATGACCAAATAATCATCCGGACCTTCTCTACGGTGGGAACACGAAGCGATTGCGATTTTATGATGTGGCGGATCAGCTACTCCCTGGAGCTAATTCAGGAATTTACCGCAAAACTTTTAGCCACCCAATTGGGACAATACCTATTGACCCCCTATTCTTATCTGGCCATGAGTAAGCGGTCCGTTTATGTCGATAAGATTAATCCAGAGCATGAAGAGCAAAGACTCCGAATTGTTCCGGGAAAAGCACAATATCTTTTTATATATCCCTTTGTAAAAACTCCAGAATGGTATTTGCTGACCAAGTATGCCAGGCAGGGTATGATGGATGAGCATATCGAAGTTGGGACGAAATTTCCATCGGTGAAACTCAACACCGCCTATTCCTTTGGGTTAGACGATCAAGAATTTGTGGTGGCCTTTGAAACCGACAAACCGGATGAATTTTTAGATCTCGTGATGGAATTACGGGAAACCCAGGGACGCTTATATACAGAAAGAGATACCCCTATTTTTACATGTATTTCTCGGGATTTAAAATCCATGTTAGACCTGCTTGGGGGTTAA
- a CDS encoding ABC transporter ATP-binding protein, giving the protein MTQNFKKNANGDFGKPESGYRDLFRLFSYLKPHLKSLTLAALLLMGVSTITLGILWKIRGLVDLVMVQHDFSALTTTIYILVVFFLLQSILSIGQSYMVALVGQKIIAQFRNSLFRHLESLSLGFFSKRRTGEILSRLTNDVGTIQTISTTVPVDLAKQGVILLGAVGILIYMNWKLCLMILIVVPFVILTAKVFGRKLKALSTAVQDRMAETSTILEEVISGIRIVKSFVREDYEADRFKHTVNQTLDLALKKAWVFAVFIPVITFLTLMGAAGVLWYGGYQVIQGNMTPGDLVAFVLYGGILMGPFSSFARVFSQLKEVQGATKRVFEILDLESTIPQNPQAPPLPPLQGKVTFHGVGFSYEPGAKVLKNISFKVAPGQVIALVGPSGAGKTTLLNLLHRFYDPTEGWIEIDGQPIREVQLKSLYSQFGLVSQETILFGGTIRENILYGQLDAGEDEIVAAAKAANAHPFISALPRGYQTIVGEKGINLSGGQRQRIAIARAILKRPRLLLLDEATSSLDNESEMLIQEALQRLMEGKTTFVIAHRLTTVQNADIILTLEDGEIVEKGTHTELLNLKGLYHHLYTVKWEKSEDWLIHHEK; this is encoded by the coding sequence TTGACTCAAAATTTTAAAAAAAATGCAAACGGGGATTTCGGGAAACCAGAATCGGGTTATCGGGATCTTTTCCGCCTCTTCTCGTATTTAAAACCCCATTTAAAATCCCTCACTTTGGCAGCTCTTTTGTTAATGGGGGTTTCAACCATCACTCTTGGAATTCTTTGGAAAATTCGTGGCCTGGTCGATCTCGTCATGGTACAACATGATTTTTCTGCCCTCACAACGACCATTTATATTTTGGTGGTTTTCTTCCTTCTGCAAAGCATCCTCTCCATCGGGCAAAGCTATATGGTCGCCTTGGTAGGGCAAAAAATTATAGCTCAATTTCGGAACAGTCTTTTCCGGCACCTGGAAAGTCTTTCTTTGGGATTTTTTTCAAAAAGGAGAACAGGAGAAATCCTTTCCCGGTTAACCAATGATGTAGGAACGATTCAAACCATTTCCACCACCGTTCCGGTTGATTTGGCCAAACAGGGGGTAATTTTATTGGGAGCGGTAGGAATTTTGATCTATATGAACTGGAAACTTTGTTTAATGATCCTCATCGTTGTTCCCTTTGTGATCCTTACCGCAAAGGTTTTTGGCCGAAAATTAAAAGCCCTTTCAACGGCCGTCCAAGACCGAATGGCAGAGACCTCAACGATTTTGGAAGAGGTGATTTCCGGAATTCGGATTGTAAAATCCTTTGTGCGAGAAGATTATGAAGCGGACCGATTTAAGCACACGGTCAATCAAACCCTTGATTTGGCCTTGAAAAAAGCGTGGGTTTTTGCGGTTTTTATTCCCGTCATCACTTTTTTAACCCTGATGGGTGCAGCGGGCGTTCTTTGGTACGGGGGTTACCAAGTCATTCAAGGGAACATGACCCCTGGGGATTTGGTGGCTTTTGTTTTATACGGGGGAATCCTCATGGGACCCTTTTCTTCCTTTGCAAGGGTTTTTTCCCAACTCAAAGAGGTCCAGGGGGCAACCAAACGGGTTTTTGAAATTTTGGATCTTGAGTCCACTATTCCCCAGAACCCACAGGCTCCCCCTCTCCCCCCCCTTCAGGGAAAAGTGACCTTTCACGGCGTGGGGTTTTCGTATGAGCCTGGAGCCAAAGTACTCAAGAATATATCATTCAAAGTCGCCCCCGGCCAAGTGATCGCCTTGGTGGGACCCAGTGGGGCAGGAAAAACCACCCTACTCAATCTCCTCCATCGTTTTTATGACCCAACCGAGGGATGGATCGAAATTGACGGACAACCGATTCGGGAGGTCCAATTAAAATCTCTTTATTCCCAATTCGGGTTGGTTTCTCAGGAGACGATTTTATTCGGTGGAACCATCCGGGAAAATATTCTTTATGGCCAATTGGATGCAGGGGAGGATGAGATTGTGGCAGCCGCCAAAGCGGCCAATGCCCATCCATTTATATCTGCTTTACCCCGGGGATATCAAACCATCGTGGGGGAGAAAGGAATTAATCTTTCCGGGGGGCAACGACAACGAATTGCCATTGCCCGGGCCATTTTAAAGCGCCCAAGACTTCTATTGCTGGATGAGGCAACTTCCTCTTTGGATAACGAGTCTGAAATGCTCATTCAAGAAGCATTGCAAAGACTCATGGAAGGGAAAACCACCTTTGTGATCGCTCATCGGCTGACCACGGTACAGAATGCCGATATTATTTTAACCCTGGAAGACGGGGAAATCGTAGAAAAAGGAACCCACACGGAGCTTTTAAATTTAAAAGGACTCTATCATCATCTCTATACAGTAAAATGGGAAAAAAGTGAGGATTGGTTAATCCATCACGAAAAATAA
- a CDS encoding methyltransferase domain-containing protein, producing MNLKDSTILFRPRWVQFENNQIHFFVDDEAPNWISTDERGGQILNLVDGKRNLGDLIKEYRKEYGLDSAVAWLHVYDFVKAGIRHQMLFLDPVERAPYTGRGDYLKPVKLNEFWIHTNNSCNLTCTHCLVSSHPGGDPGLSTQNLMKVINEAYQLGARRFYFTGGEPFLRKDIFDLIEHITQNKKAELIILTNATLFQDGRLKRLNEVDRDKVFLQVSLDGSTKHFNDPIRGDGTFAKITEGLRLVSDLGFHTSLTAVVTNENFQDISGLPFLAKSLGAQSIHLMWPHRRGRLLECGNGNSIPSNPELLQLVRTVKKNSEEVGIVLDNYESFKMRVNSQPGTKYDLSNACWDSLCLYSNGHLFPSAAFANHPSLDMGDAVAGSIQEFWFNSPVAKAFRAATLMRKAGIKENPFRFMTGGGDEEHTYFLSETRKKNGNILEEDPYDSFYQEMVRDIMLDLSRKKKEALNDRSGYSSPVIFHAMGEGALVCGTTGLELLTENQVHTLHSNCVLSFDVEKPHQIVKKFYGKAAEKPQAELCCPVHYDLEEIQHIPEEVLERFYGCGSPVTLAGLKPGEWMLDLGSGGGIDCFIAAKKVGPEGKVIGVDMTDQMLEVARRNKVSVSQNLGFDVVDFQKGYLEKIPAESQSVDLITSNCVINLSPDKNQVFSEMWRVLKDQGRIVISDIVSDRPTPPHIRINEQLWGECLSGALTEEEFLAGLEKAGFYGLEVLKKDYWKEVEGYHFYSVTVRGFKFEKKGRCEYLGHQAIYRGPFKAVMDEEGHFFQRNDALEVCTDTVEKLLKDPYSHWFTIVEPDRTIVEVNAPVGSCAPKEDEEKCC from the coding sequence ATGAATTTGAAGGATTCCACTATCTTGTTTCGGCCTAGGTGGGTTCAATTTGAAAATAATCAAATCCATTTTTTTGTGGATGATGAAGCCCCGAATTGGATTTCAACCGATGAGCGGGGAGGTCAAATTTTAAATCTGGTGGATGGGAAAAGGAATTTGGGTGACCTGATTAAGGAATACCGAAAAGAATATGGGTTGGACAGTGCCGTGGCCTGGCTCCATGTGTATGATTTCGTAAAAGCGGGCATCCGACATCAAATGCTTTTCTTAGATCCTGTTGAGCGGGCTCCCTATACGGGAAGAGGAGATTACTTAAAACCCGTTAAGCTCAATGAATTTTGGATTCATACGAATAATTCATGTAATTTAACCTGTACCCATTGTTTGGTTAGCTCCCACCCTGGGGGAGACCCTGGCCTTTCCACCCAGAACCTTATGAAGGTAATTAATGAAGCCTACCAGCTGGGAGCTCGCCGATTTTATTTTACAGGTGGAGAACCGTTTTTGCGAAAGGATATTTTTGATCTCATCGAGCATATTACCCAAAACAAAAAAGCAGAATTGATTATTTTGACCAATGCCACCCTCTTTCAGGATGGTCGGTTAAAGCGCTTAAATGAGGTGGATCGGGATAAAGTTTTCCTTCAAGTCAGTTTGGACGGTTCTACCAAGCATTTTAATGATCCCATTCGGGGGGATGGAACCTTTGCTAAGATTACGGAGGGATTGCGTCTGGTAAGTGATTTAGGGTTTCATACCTCCTTAACGGCCGTGGTTACAAATGAAAACTTTCAAGATATTTCGGGTCTTCCTTTTTTGGCAAAATCATTGGGGGCCCAATCCATTCATTTAATGTGGCCCCATCGAAGAGGACGGTTGTTGGAATGTGGAAACGGAAATTCCATTCCAAGCAATCCAGAGCTTCTCCAATTGGTTCGAACCGTTAAGAAGAATTCGGAGGAAGTAGGGATTGTCCTGGATAATTATGAGTCTTTTAAGATGCGTGTGAATTCTCAACCTGGAACCAAATACGATTTGAGTAATGCCTGTTGGGATAGCTTGTGTTTATATTCAAATGGACACCTTTTCCCATCCGCCGCCTTTGCGAACCACCCTTCTTTGGATATGGGAGATGCGGTGGCTGGCTCCATCCAGGAATTTTGGTTCAATAGTCCTGTGGCAAAGGCCTTCCGGGCTGCAACCCTGATGCGTAAAGCCGGTATCAAGGAAAATCCCTTTCGCTTTATGACGGGGGGAGGAGATGAAGAGCATACTTATTTTTTGAGTGAGACCCGGAAAAAAAATGGGAATATATTAGAAGAAGATCCGTATGATTCCTTTTACCAAGAGATGGTCCGAGATATTATGTTGGACCTTTCCAGAAAAAAGAAGGAGGCCTTAAATGACCGATCCGGATATTCTTCTCCGGTGATATTCCATGCCATGGGGGAAGGAGCCTTGGTTTGTGGAACCACGGGATTGGAACTTTTGACAGAGAACCAGGTGCATACCCTTCATTCCAACTGTGTGCTTTCCTTCGATGTGGAAAAACCTCATCAGATCGTTAAAAAGTTCTATGGAAAGGCCGCTGAAAAGCCTCAGGCGGAGCTTTGTTGTCCCGTTCATTATGATCTTGAGGAAATCCAGCATATACCAGAGGAGGTTTTGGAACGCTTCTATGGGTGTGGGTCCCCTGTAACCCTTGCAGGCCTGAAACCGGGAGAATGGATGCTGGACTTGGGGTCCGGGGGAGGAATTGATTGTTTTATTGCCGCGAAAAAGGTAGGGCCGGAAGGGAAGGTCATTGGGGTGGATATGACGGACCAAATGCTAGAGGTGGCCCGACGGAATAAAGTTTCAGTTTCTCAAAATCTTGGATTTGATGTGGTGGATTTTCAAAAAGGTTACCTGGAAAAAATACCGGCAGAGTCTCAATCGGTGGATCTTATAACCTCCAATTGTGTCATTAACCTATCCCCAGATAAGAATCAGGTATTTTCGGAAATGTGGCGGGTATTAAAGGACCAGGGGAGAATTGTGATATCGGATATTGTTTCGGATCGCCCCACCCCTCCCCATATCCGGATTAATGAGCAGCTATGGGGGGAATGTCTTTCCGGGGCCCTGACCGAGGAGGAGTTTTTGGCAGGATTGGAAAAGGCAGGGTTTTATGGCCTTGAAGTTTTAAAAAAGGATTATTGGAAAGAAGTAGAGGGGTACCACTTTTATTCTGTAACGGTCCGTGGTTTTAAATTTGAAAAAAAAGGAAGGTGTGAATATTTGGGGCATCAGGCCATATATCGAGGGCCGTTTAAGGCTGTAATGGATGAAGAAGGGCATTTCTTTCAAAGGAACGATGCTTTGGAGGTTTGTACCGATACGGTTGAAAAATTACTAAAAGACCCCTACTCTCATTGGTTTACCATTGTTGAGCCTGACCGTACCATTGTGGAAGTCAACGCTCCGGTGGGAAGTTGTGCCCCTAAGGAAGATGAAGAAAAGTGTTGTTGA